A window from Aliamphritea hakodatensis encodes these proteins:
- a CDS encoding bifunctional diguanylate cyclase/phosphodiesterase — translation MKLKTIQFSLALLCLLTLFGSLVGYIWLLETDAEYQSRQRADSYVEKVNAELDAYLRAQSRQLSLQASLTEVTGFYSSPGEDPTPVLNRICDINSASLCYLMDLDGYMVAVNDNPLKQQILGNNFAYRPYFSQALSGISSVYLALGYRTKKRGLYFSHQVRGEQGQLLGVIVNKIDITGLEERFTDVPGKMVLLSPDSIVMASNIREWVFKSMNPLDSWQQQLLVDGRQFGERVTETLPFVWKNGSPDVTDEFGNNYRVSTAEIERLPGWRWLYLEDENYLPSSHFSDLSVLTLLTLMAVILTMITWMLLSKGRTYIHELSREIHDLRISESRLRQLTQTGSEAVLLLRGNQIIDFNEIAEGMFGYTRNELLSTEMPDLWGSTQTERVAKAMANSEQHIEAEAVRHDGMSFPVELNTKHIILDDGPATIINLQDITVRRQREKLVRYQAQFDALTNLPNRTLMTQRLERAISRSALNDGFVVLMFIDLDDFKKINDSLGHKVGDELLISVSQRLQDVIHEDDTLARYGGDEFILILENQQSQADAEAIARKILVALAMEFQLQGRSYFISGSIGLVIAPQDGTQPEELLKKADTAMYHVKAEGRNNFAFYTPEMNNEITDRLEVEDQLRGALERDEIYLNFQPIYSFKEQQLLGAEVLVRWDNIQLGMVPPDVFIPVAEQTGLIVPLGEWILTQACHQAKQWSEQLNGEFTLGINVSPRQFKDGHIVQVLHQALENSGFPAHQLVLEITEGLLIKHDASTKTVLQQIKDMGICLSMDDFGTGYSSLSYLKQFPFDVVKIDRSFVRDLASDPSDQKLILASIAMAKGLGLKVVAEGVEDVYQYDFLHTAGCDAVQGYLLGRPMSAEVFYAQVMDSSVPSEDLVEDGVSVPQPGLTD, via the coding sequence ATGAAGCTTAAAACCATTCAGTTTTCTCTGGCGTTACTCTGTCTTCTGACGCTCTTTGGCAGTTTAGTCGGCTATATCTGGTTACTTGAAACAGATGCTGAATACCAGTCCCGGCAGCGGGCCGACAGCTACGTGGAAAAAGTAAATGCAGAGCTGGATGCATATCTGCGGGCACAATCCCGGCAGTTAAGTCTGCAGGCCAGCCTGACAGAAGTCACCGGTTTCTACTCCAGCCCTGGTGAAGACCCTACGCCGGTTCTTAACCGTATCTGTGATATTAATTCTGCTTCCCTGTGTTATCTGATGGATCTCGACGGTTATATGGTGGCCGTGAATGATAATCCGCTGAAACAGCAGATACTGGGGAATAATTTCGCCTACCGTCCGTATTTCAGCCAGGCCCTGTCAGGGATTTCATCGGTGTATCTGGCGCTGGGGTACCGTACTAAAAAAAGGGGCCTGTATTTTTCCCATCAGGTCCGCGGTGAACAGGGTCAGTTGCTGGGGGTCATCGTTAATAAGATAGATATTACCGGCCTCGAAGAACGGTTTACTGACGTGCCGGGCAAGATGGTGTTGTTATCACCGGACAGCATTGTGATGGCATCGAATATCCGGGAGTGGGTGTTTAAAAGCATGAATCCGCTGGACAGCTGGCAGCAACAGTTGCTGGTTGACGGGCGTCAGTTTGGTGAGAGAGTCACCGAAACCTTACCCTTTGTCTGGAAAAACGGCTCACCTGATGTGACTGATGAGTTTGGCAATAATTATCGGGTATCGACGGCTGAAATTGAGCGGCTGCCCGGGTGGCGCTGGCTGTATCTCGAAGATGAAAACTATTTACCTTCCAGCCATTTTTCCGATTTATCGGTGCTGACACTGCTGACGCTGATGGCGGTGATTCTGACGATGATTACCTGGATGCTACTCAGTAAGGGGCGTACGTATATTCATGAGCTGAGCCGTGAAATTCATGATTTGCGTATCAGTGAGTCCCGTTTGCGGCAGCTGACCCAGACCGGCAGTGAAGCCGTTCTGTTGCTGCGGGGCAATCAGATCATTGATTTCAATGAAATTGCCGAAGGTATGTTTGGTTATACCCGCAATGAATTACTCAGTACCGAAATGCCCGACCTGTGGGGCAGCACTCAGACTGAACGGGTGGCAAAAGCGATGGCTAACAGTGAACAGCATATTGAAGCTGAGGCCGTTCGCCACGACGGGATGAGTTTTCCGGTCGAGCTGAATACTAAACACATCATCCTGGATGATGGCCCCGCAACAATCATCAACCTGCAGGACATTACCGTACGCCGGCAGCGTGAAAAGCTGGTTCGGTATCAGGCACAGTTTGACGCCCTGACAAACCTGCCCAACCGTACCCTGATGACCCAGCGTCTGGAAAGGGCAATCAGCCGCTCAGCGCTGAATGATGGTTTTGTTGTGCTGATGTTTATTGATCTGGATGATTTTAAAAAGATCAATGATAGCCTGGGGCACAAAGTTGGCGATGAACTGCTGATATCTGTTTCACAGCGATTGCAGGATGTGATCCACGAAGACGATACGCTGGCGCGCTACGGCGGTGATGAATTCATCCTGATTCTGGAAAATCAGCAAAGCCAGGCGGACGCCGAAGCCATAGCCCGAAAAATACTGGTGGCACTGGCGATGGAGTTTCAGTTGCAGGGCCGCAGTTACTTCATTTCTGGCAGTATTGGTCTGGTGATTGCGCCGCAGGATGGCACCCAGCCGGAAGAGCTGCTGAAGAAGGCTGATACCGCCATGTATCACGTCAAAGCGGAAGGGCGTAACAACTTTGCCTTCTATACACCGGAAATGAATAACGAGATTACCGACCGGCTGGAAGTGGAAGATCAGTTACGCGGTGCGCTGGAGCGGGATGAGATTTATCTGAACTTTCAGCCGATATATTCTTTTAAAGAGCAGCAGTTGCTGGGCGCAGAAGTACTGGTACGCTGGGATAATATACAGCTCGGCATGGTACCGCCGGATGTGTTCATTCCGGTTGCGGAACAAACCGGCTTAATTGTCCCGCTGGGAGAATGGATTCTGACTCAGGCCTGTCATCAGGCGAAGCAGTGGAGCGAACAGCTTAACGGTGAGTTTACGCTGGGAATCAATGTATCGCCCCGGCAGTTTAAAGACGGCCATATTGTGCAGGTGTTGCATCAGGCACTGGAAAACAGTGGTTTCCCGGCTCATCAGTTAGTCCTTGAGATCACCGAGGGTCTGCTGATTAAGCACGATGCCAGTACAAAAACCGTTCTGCAGCAAATCAAGGACATGGGTATTTGTCTGTCGATGGATGATTTCGGCACCGGCTATTCTTCCCTGAGCTATCTTAAACAGTTCCCGTTTGATGTGGTGAAAATTGACCGCAGCTTTGTCCGGGATCTGGCCAGCGATCCGAGCGATCAGAAACTGATTCTTGCCTCAATTGCGATGGCCAAAGGCCTGGGGCTGAAAGTGGTTGCAGAAGGGGTGGAAGACGTTTATCAGTATGACTTCCTGCACACCGCCGGATGCGATGCGGTGCAGGGGTATCTGCTTGGCCGGCCAATGTCTGCAGAGGTTTTTTATGCTCAGGTTATGGATTCATCAGTGCCGTCAGAAGACCTTGTTGAAGATGGGGTATCTGTGCCGCAGCCCGGATTGACTGACTAG
- a CDS encoding HD domain-containing phosphohydrolase, with translation MDTDNRSILLVDDDVEYLAALKALLEPAGHQIHCAESGGAGLDILADSPMDLVISDMNMPNMSGDEFLSEVAARWPETERIGMTASVESEVTVRAINKGKVSRFLLKPWEDDEMLQAVEKCLQLGQLKRENEQLHALTLASNKQLKKLTRKLAGAVEDRTARLLHSHTELKSSYRSVVRMFSALTARRLGQLAEDNVRLNKLMVTVAKLSPLKGGDLKQLYYAWQLRNIGKLSFDDQLIKPAYLQLSPARQRLYRRHPLLAQAQIMLVKPLYDAGKIIAQHKEYLDGSGYPSGLKSDDISLGAQYLCVVNDYVELVNGHYSERAYSTAEAIRYMQETAAERYNPEALKTLVKALQELNKQGAALKDEYIGSVELKPGMKLTRDLLSEQHVLLLSAGMVMDEVAIERLREMEFNLGEHFRIYIQQRKSGRA, from the coding sequence ATGGATACTGATAACCGATCAATTCTTCTGGTGGACGATGACGTTGAATATCTGGCGGCGCTAAAAGCCCTGCTGGAACCTGCCGGGCACCAGATCCACTGCGCCGAATCCGGTGGTGCCGGTCTGGATATTCTGGCGGACAGCCCCATGGATCTGGTGATCAGTGACATGAATATGCCAAATATGAGTGGTGATGAATTTCTCAGTGAAGTGGCTGCCAGATGGCCGGAAACGGAACGTATCGGCATGACGGCGTCGGTTGAATCTGAAGTAACGGTCCGGGCCATCAATAAAGGCAAGGTCAGCCGTTTTCTGCTCAAACCCTGGGAAGATGATGAGATGCTGCAGGCGGTAGAAAAATGCTTGCAGCTGGGACAGTTAAAGCGCGAGAACGAACAGCTGCACGCGCTGACGCTGGCGAGCAATAAACAGCTGAAAAAACTGACCCGTAAACTGGCCGGTGCCGTTGAAGACAGAACTGCCCGGCTGTTGCACAGCCATACCGAGCTGAAAAGCAGTTACCGTTCGGTGGTACGGATGTTTTCCGCGCTGACTGCCCGCCGTCTGGGGCAACTGGCGGAAGACAACGTCAGGCTGAATAAACTGATGGTCACGGTCGCTAAGTTAAGCCCTCTGAAGGGCGGGGATTTAAAGCAGCTCTATTATGCCTGGCAGTTGCGTAATATCGGTAAACTGAGTTTTGATGATCAGCTCATTAAGCCCGCCTATCTGCAACTCTCCCCGGCCCGACAGCGTCTGTACCGCCGGCATCCTCTGCTGGCTCAGGCGCAGATTATGTTGGTAAAGCCGCTTTACGACGCCGGTAAGATTATTGCCCAGCATAAAGAATATCTGGATGGCAGTGGCTATCCTTCAGGCCTTAAAAGTGACGACATCAGCCTTGGGGCGCAGTATCTGTGTGTCGTAAATGATTATGTGGAATTAGTGAACGGCCATTATTCCGAGCGGGCTTACAGTACCGCAGAAGCCATCCGCTATATGCAGGAAACCGCCGCCGAGCGTTATAACCCTGAAGCGCTGAAAACACTGGTTAAAGCTTTGCAGGAACTTAATAAGCAGGGTGCGGCTCTTAAGGATGAATACATTGGCAGCGTAGAGCTTAAACCGGGGATGAAACTGACCCGTGATCTGCTCAGTGAGCAGCATGTCCTGTTGCTCAGTGCCGGCATGGTGATGGATGAGGTGGCGATTGAGCGCCTGCGGGAGATGGAATTTAATCTGGGCGAGCATTTTCGTATTTACATACAGCAACGTAAGTCTGGCCGGGCCTGA
- a CDS encoding sensor histidine kinase: MSVRQAPERKTRKPSIARGVARLTALSIAVMGVLVVVLVGLRINGVMQELRQEHLRHESQTLVAEFERFLANQLIVLRDHAAFPVMRQGVLQPEQMRGYVSDFMQNLSVIGRRYKETLVDFQGLTVYSTRPELEADYSHAPWMQKVISGEVSELIMLHAIRGEYYWCIVIPVEYQGFAEGALITEIPLSAMSNDYQLNERLSDMYIRLLQGDQEVAHYGQPQPDGAVYLADWPSQNLRFEFQADDTALHNQRWEILLQLVLLVASVAIVMVLLAYRWGQRAIARPILYLQQEIRRLSIRKNKDPIDEASAWREVQDVARGFNRMLRRIDQREQQLKQSNQDLARMNRQLQQSQDQLVHAEKMASLGTLAAGVAHEINNPIGYVKSNLGTLEGYLASVLHYQQFIDRHSDTWLEAFPEQRQQLAELRQSADIDYVLEDAPQLICESRAGVERVADIVTNLKSFAHVGETEMARVDMNIIIQDTLKVIRNELKYKTSVYEDYDNLPEIDANAGQLQQVIINLLMNAVQAIETRGDIFIASRYCDGQIIISVRDTGCGIAADNMKDLFTPFYTSKKVGEGTGLGLSISHGIIEKHGGTIKVTSQPGQGTEFRISLPADVEAVQQD; this comes from the coding sequence ATGTCTGTCCGGCAAGCGCCTGAGCGCAAAACACGTAAACCCAGTATTGCCAGAGGGGTTGCCCGCCTGACTGCCCTGAGTATTGCTGTCATGGGGGTTCTGGTAGTCGTCCTGGTCGGTCTGCGGATTAACGGTGTCATGCAGGAATTGCGGCAGGAGCATCTGCGCCATGAAAGTCAGACGCTGGTGGCAGAGTTCGAGCGCTTTCTTGCTAACCAGTTAATTGTTCTGCGGGATCATGCCGCTTTTCCGGTGATGCGTCAGGGGGTATTGCAGCCTGAGCAGATGCGTGGCTACGTCAGTGATTTTATGCAAAATCTGTCGGTGATCGGCCGCCGTTATAAAGAAACCCTGGTGGATTTTCAGGGCCTGACGGTCTATTCAACCCGGCCGGAGCTGGAAGCGGATTACAGCCATGCCCCATGGATGCAGAAGGTGATCAGTGGTGAAGTATCTGAACTGATTATGCTGCATGCCATCCGGGGAGAATATTACTGGTGCATTGTTATTCCGGTGGAATATCAGGGGTTTGCAGAAGGGGCACTGATTACAGAAATTCCCCTGAGTGCAATGAGCAATGATTATCAGCTTAATGAACGTCTCAGCGATATGTATATTCGCCTGCTGCAGGGCGATCAGGAAGTTGCGCATTATGGCCAGCCACAACCTGACGGGGCGGTGTATCTGGCTGACTGGCCGTCGCAGAATCTGCGTTTTGAGTTTCAGGCAGATGATACCGCATTGCATAATCAGCGCTGGGAAATTCTCTTGCAACTGGTACTGCTGGTGGCATCGGTGGCCATTGTGATGGTGTTGCTGGCTTATCGCTGGGGACAACGGGCGATTGCCCGCCCGATCCTGTATCTGCAGCAGGAAATACGCCGTCTGAGTATCCGTAAAAACAAGGACCCGATTGATGAAGCCAGTGCCTGGCGGGAAGTTCAGGATGTGGCCCGGGGGTTTAACCGGATGTTACGGCGGATCGACCAGCGGGAACAGCAGCTAAAACAGTCAAACCAGGACCTTGCCCGGATGAACCGGCAGCTGCAGCAAAGTCAGGATCAGTTAGTGCATGCAGAAAAAATGGCCAGCCTCGGTACGCTGGCAGCGGGGGTTGCCCATGAAATCAATAATCCTATCGGCTATGTAAAGAGTAATCTGGGAACCCTTGAGGGTTATCTGGCTTCTGTGTTGCACTATCAGCAATTCATTGACCGGCACAGTGATACATGGCTTGAAGCTTTCCCTGAACAGCGTCAGCAGCTGGCAGAACTGAGGCAAAGCGCTGACATTGACTATGTACTGGAAGATGCACCTCAGCTGATCTGTGAGTCCAGGGCCGGGGTTGAAAGGGTGGCGGATATCGTGACTAACCTGAAGAGCTTCGCCCATGTGGGTGAAACTGAAATGGCCCGGGTGGATATGAATATCATTATTCAGGATACCCTCAAAGTGATCCGGAATGAGCTGAAATATAAAACATCAGTGTATGAAGACTATGATAATTTGCCGGAGATCGACGCCAATGCGGGCCAGCTTCAGCAGGTGATTATTAACTTGCTGATGAATGCCGTACAGGCAATTGAGACCCGCGGGGATATATTCATTGCCAGCCGGTATTGTGATGGTCAGATAATAATCAGCGTCCGGGATACAGGTTGCGGGATTGCGGCCGACAACATGAAAGACCTGTTTACGCCCTTCTATACCAGTAAAAAAGTGGGTGAGGGTACCGGGCTGGGCCTTTCGATCAGCCATGGCATCATTGAGAAGCATGGCGGCACTATAAAGGTTACCAGTCAGCCGGGTCAGGGGACGGAGTTCCGTATCTCATTGCCGGCAGATGTAGAAGCGGTACAGCAGGATTAA
- a CDS encoding ABC transporter substrate-binding protein produces the protein MQLRLIIFLMVCVLAWPVFARDKLMRLYIDADNSISRQATESIYRGMYTALKERDFQIEGYRFEIVIRDHRGNSSRSKANLEAFLKDDRGLLIFSGLHSPPLLANQSFINRQKILLLDPWAAAAPITRSKEAENWIYRLSVDDSKAGEFITAQAVDREGFSRPYLLLENTGWGRSNENNMLSALAERGLEVAGVSWFNWSLGQYNARSILRQARDSGADVIFLVANAPEGKVLLQAMADDPSLRLPVRSHWGITGGDFALDVSAEIRRQTDLKFIQTRFSFLELPRTPLAEQVLQQARDNFSDVISASDIKAPAGFIHAYDLTRLMIAAIEQAGLSGDVVADRAGIRAALNRLQQPVEGLIKTYRQPFSVFTPQQPDAHEALGPQDLRMARYNGQGNIILESE, from the coding sequence ATGCAGCTACGTCTGATCATTTTTCTGATGGTGTGTGTGCTGGCCTGGCCGGTGTTTGCCCGGGATAAGCTGATGCGGCTGTATATTGATGCAGATAACAGCATTTCGCGGCAGGCAACAGAATCGATTTACCGGGGCATGTATACCGCACTGAAGGAACGTGATTTTCAGATAGAAGGATACCGGTTTGAAATTGTTATCCGTGATCACCGGGGCAACTCTTCCCGAAGTAAGGCGAACCTGGAAGCCTTCCTGAAGGATGACCGTGGCTTGCTGATATTCAGCGGTTTGCATTCGCCACCGCTGCTGGCCAATCAGTCATTCATCAACCGGCAAAAAATTCTTCTGCTTGATCCATGGGCAGCCGCGGCCCCTATTACCCGCAGTAAAGAGGCGGAAAACTGGATTTACAGGTTGTCGGTTGATGACAGTAAGGCCGGTGAATTTATCACGGCCCAGGCGGTCGACAGGGAAGGCTTCAGCAGGCCCTATCTGTTACTTGAGAATACTGGCTGGGGCCGCTCAAACGAAAATAATATGCTCAGTGCGCTGGCGGAAAGAGGGCTGGAGGTAGCCGGCGTTAGCTGGTTTAACTGGTCGCTGGGACAATACAATGCCAGAAGTATCCTGCGTCAGGCCAGAGACTCCGGCGCTGATGTGATTTTTCTGGTCGCCAATGCGCCTGAAGGGAAGGTGCTGCTGCAGGCGATGGCGGACGATCCTTCCCTGAGACTGCCTGTACGCAGCCACTGGGGGATTACCGGTGGGGATTTCGCCTTGGATGTGTCCGCTGAAATCCGCCGGCAGACAGACCTTAAATTTATCCAGACCCGTTTTTCATTTCTGGAACTGCCCCGTACGCCGCTGGCTGAACAGGTGTTACAACAAGCCCGTGACAATTTTTCCGATGTGATCAGCGCCAGTGATATTAAGGCCCCGGCTGGGTTTATTCATGCCTATGATCTGACCAGACTGATGATTGCCGCGATTGAGCAGGCAGGCCTGAGTGGAGATGTAGTGGCAGACCGGGCGGGTATCCGTGCGGCACTTAACCGGCTGCAGCAGCCAGTTGAAGGGCTGATTAAAACCTACCGGCAGCCCTTTTCTGTATTCACCCCGCAACAGCCGGATGCCCATGAGGCGCTCGGCCCTCAGGATTTGCGTATGGCCCGTTATAACGGGCAGGGGAATATTATTCTGGAGTCTGAATAA
- a CDS encoding response regulator: protein MQTFTSGQIATLCNVNPRTVLRWITSGKLKAFRLPGGNHRVPEDDFLAFLNDNGLPVPAELQHTASPDGESSIAETVVHSAPKVLIVDDEKDVRRAINRVLRPLRWEVHEAADGFQAGSLMLQERPDLVLLDLSMPGLDGYEVIRYIRGNRQICDCRILVISALPSAALKKALDCGADEVLAKPFDNRRLRELAQHLVMNSNRKEA from the coding sequence ATGCAGACATTTACCAGCGGCCAGATCGCGACTCTGTGCAACGTAAACCCCCGAACGGTGCTGCGCTGGATCACCAGCGGCAAGCTCAAAGCGTTCCGTTTACCCGGGGGAAATCACCGTGTACCTGAAGATGATTTTCTGGCCTTTCTGAACGACAACGGGCTGCCGGTACCGGCTGAGCTACAGCACACAGCCAGTCCGGACGGTGAGTCTTCCATCGCAGAAACGGTGGTTCACAGTGCCCCTAAAGTGTTGATTGTTGATGATGAAAAGGATGTCCGCCGGGCCATTAACCGGGTATTACGGCCGTTACGCTGGGAAGTACATGAAGCGGCTGACGGATTTCAGGCAGGCAGTCTGATGCTGCAGGAAAGGCCGGATCTGGTGTTGCTGGACCTGAGTATGCCGGGGCTGGATGGCTACGAAGTGATTCGCTATATACGGGGCAACCGGCAAATCTGTGACTGCAGGATTCTGGTGATTTCTGCACTGCCGTCGGCGGCGCTGAAAAAGGCGCTGGATTGCGGTGCCGATGAAGTGCTGGCCAAACCGTTCGACAACCGGAGGCTGCGTGAACTGGCGCAACATCTGGTGATGAATTCAAACCGTAAGGAAGCATAA
- the uvrB gene encoding excinuclease ABC subunit UvrB, translating into MKQRFQVKSNFQPAGDQPAAIEGLVTGINAGLTAQTLLGVTGSGKTFTVANVVAELQRPTIVLAHNKTLAAQLYGEFREFFPNNSVEYFVSYYDYYQPEAYVPSSDTFIEKDASINDHIEQMRLSATKALLEREDAIIVATVSAIYGLGDPKSYLGMMLHLDRGDEIDQRFVLRRLAELQYTRNDIELHRGTYRVRGDVIDVFPAESEKEAVRIELFDDEVENISYFDPLTGEVLRKVPRATIYPKSHYVTPREILVAAVDKIKVELQERLKQLRDHDKLVEAQRLEQRTLYDMEMIMELGYCSGIENYSRYLSGRDPGAAPPTLFDYLPDDALVVIDESHVTVPQLGAMYKGDRSRKETLVEYGFRLPSALDNRPMRFEEWESISPQMIFVSATPGKYEAANAGQVVEQVVRPTGLLDPLVEVRPAQTQVDNLLGEINKVAANKERVIVTVLTKRMAEDLTEYLDEHGVRVRYLHSDIDTVERVEIIRDLRIGEFDVLVGINLLREGIDMPEVGLVAILDADKEGFLRSETSMIQTIGRAARNINGRAILYADRVTGSMQRAMDETERRREKQMEHNEKHGIVPKGIKKSVADIMEGASSIPGRKSSKAAKKVAEATAEYNVDPAQLSGPELAKAMSKLEDQMYEAAKNLEFEKAAHFRDQLEKLKHSGL; encoded by the coding sequence ATGAAGCAACGCTTTCAGGTAAAGTCGAATTTCCAGCCCGCCGGTGATCAGCCGGCGGCGATTGAAGGGCTGGTAACGGGTATCAATGCAGGGTTAACTGCGCAGACTTTACTTGGGGTAACCGGCTCAGGGAAAACCTTTACAGTTGCAAATGTGGTTGCTGAGTTGCAGCGGCCAACCATCGTGCTGGCCCATAACAAGACCCTGGCAGCCCAGCTGTACGGTGAGTTCCGGGAGTTTTTCCCGAACAACTCGGTTGAGTACTTCGTGTCTTACTATGATTACTATCAGCCTGAAGCCTACGTGCCGTCCTCGGATACCTTCATCGAGAAAGATGCGTCCATAAACGACCACATTGAACAGATGCGGCTGTCGGCGACCAAAGCATTGCTGGAGCGCGAAGACGCGATCATTGTTGCCACCGTGTCAGCAATTTACGGTCTGGGTGATCCTAAGTCTTATCTTGGCATGATGTTACATCTGGACCGTGGCGATGAGATTGATCAGCGCTTTGTTCTGCGCCGTTTAGCTGAGCTTCAGTACACCCGCAATGATATTGAACTGCACCGGGGTACCTACCGGGTACGGGGGGATGTGATTGACGTTTTCCCGGCAGAATCTGAAAAAGAAGCGGTGCGCATCGAACTGTTTGATGATGAAGTTGAAAACATCAGCTATTTCGACCCGCTGACTGGCGAGGTGCTGCGCAAAGTGCCCCGGGCAACGATTTATCCGAAATCCCACTATGTTACCCCCCGGGAAATACTGGTGGCCGCGGTCGATAAAATTAAAGTAGAGCTGCAAGAACGCCTGAAACAATTGCGCGATCACGACAAGCTGGTGGAAGCGCAACGCCTTGAACAGCGGACCCTCTATGATATGGAAATGATCATGGAGCTGGGCTACTGCTCAGGTATTGAAAACTATTCCCGTTATCTGTCCGGCCGTGACCCGGGTGCTGCACCGCCGACCCTGTTCGATTATCTGCCGGATGATGCGCTGGTGGTGATCGATGAATCCCATGTGACCGTGCCGCAGTTAGGCGCGATGTATAAGGGTGACCGGTCCCGCAAAGAGACACTGGTGGAATATGGCTTCCGCTTGCCGTCTGCGCTGGATAACCGGCCAATGCGGTTCGAGGAATGGGAGTCGATTTCTCCCCAGATGATTTTTGTTTCCGCAACTCCGGGTAAATATGAAGCAGCTAATGCCGGTCAGGTAGTAGAGCAGGTGGTACGCCCCACCGGGCTGCTGGACCCGCTGGTGGAAGTACGACCGGCACAAACCCAGGTCGATAACCTGTTAGGTGAAATCAATAAGGTCGCTGCCAATAAAGAACGGGTAATCGTCACGGTGCTGACCAAGCGGATGGCGGAAGATCTGACCGAGTATCTGGATGAACACGGGGTTCGGGTTCGTTATCTTCATTCCGATATTGATACCGTGGAGCGGGTGGAAATTATCCGTGACCTGCGGATTGGTGAGTTCGATGTACTGGTGGGGATTAACCTGTTACGTGAAGGCATTGATATGCCGGAAGTAGGCTTGGTGGCGATTCTGGATGCGGATAAAGAAGGCTTCCTGCGTTCGGAAACGTCAATGATTCAGACCATCGGCCGGGCAGCCCGTAATATCAATGGCCGGGCGATTCTGTATGCGGACCGGGTAACCGGCTCCATGCAGCGGGCGATGGATGAAACCGAACGTCGCCGTGAAAAGCAGATGGAGCATAACGAGAAGCACGGCATTGTGCCCAAAGGCATCAAAAAGTCGGTGGCTGACATTATGGAAGGGGCTTCGTCTATTCCGGGCCGTAAGAGCAGCAAGGCGGCGAAGAAGGTGGCTGAAGCCACTGCAGAATACAATGTTGATCCGGCACAGCTGAGCGGGCCGGAACTGGCGAAAGCCATGAGCAAGCTTGAAGACCAGATGTATGAAGCGGCGAAAAACCTTGAGTTTGAGAAAGCCGCACATTTCCGGGATCAGCTGGAAAAGCTCAAACACAGCGGTTTGTAA